In Drosophila miranda strain MSH22 chromosome XR, D.miranda_PacBio2.1, whole genome shotgun sequence, the genomic window ATTTCGGGTGCATTGTACTCGCGGTGAATCCACTTGAGCAGGTTGTACATGCCCTTGGGATACGCCTAGAAAGATAAATAGAAATGGAAGCCACATGTTAGTAGAGTTCGTTGAACCACCTGTGTCAGAGCCAACCCCCCATTTGATTCCTTAGACCATAATTCAAACTGCAAATGGGATAAGTCACCCTCGAGCCTCAAGCCGCAAACCTCACTTCTCCCCCAGTTAATTACCTCATCCCCAGACCCTGCGGCCACAAGGGGGTTCTCATCTCCAGAGAGAACAATCAATTTGCTCAACTAATccacaaaaaattacttttctAAGTTTAGAGAAGTTTAACGACTGATAGATACTTACTAAGGCCTGGGTTTTATGGTTCTAAGAAGTATATAATCCTAATGAAACTTGGAATTTAGGTGGAAATAAGTATGATAAATTAATCTTCTAATTTAGAGTGATGTATCTTCATAAGTATCCAGTCGTAAGTAAAGTTAGAATTTAATTTATAATATTGTACAAATTTTAATTTGGAAAGAATTACTATAAATAAATTGATCTATGAAATTTAAGAGCTTTATCTTTGAAAATGTGAAAGACACGGGCATTCGAATGAAAGTTCCAATTTAGGTAGAAATCCTTCTATCAGATTTGAGGCCTAAACGAACACATGAACATATTTATCTACATAGATTCGGTAAGGAATGCCTTCAGTAATGAACTAAAACTTACCTTTAGCCAAACAGAACCCGAACCGGGCCAATCGACACCCTCCTGACTCTCCACCACGCCCATGTCGTGATTGAACGAAGGCACTGGGAACTTTCCTGTGTTATTGTGACCATTACTCGTGACGAGATTACTCGTGTAGGAGTTAATGCCGAAGAAGTCGGCTGTACCACGGATGCGGCGGATTTCCTCTTGCGTGAACTCTGGCAGGCGGGAGCGGACACCGAAGCCCTGCTCTTTGCTGAGATTGCGGATGCGTTCGATCATCACTTTCGGATAGTTTCCATGCTTCGAGAAGATGGGGTGACCGAACCAACCCACATAGAACTGCATGGCACGCTCGGAGGCCTCGCGATCCTCGGCGGAATCGGCATTCTTTGGCTCTGGCCACGAAGTGTCCAGGGTGATGCCAATGCGTCccttctgccgctgctggaaGAGATCCCGGTACATGTGCACTACCTCCGCGTGGGCCTTGAGCAGATTGTGACCACACAGGTAGGCGGGAATCCCCGGATAATTGAATGATGGTGCCATGTAATCCGCACCATAGCCGTGCTCACATACGTGCCAGGGCTCATTGATGGTGGTCCACATCTTCACTCGATCCCCATACATCTCCATCACCAGTCGGGCGTAGTCCTTGAACAGGGGAATGATCTCCGGATTGGtccatccacccagctcctGCAGCCGCTGCGGCAGCTCCCAGTGATAGATCGTCACCATGGGAGTGATGTTGTACCGCAGGAGTTCATCTATCAAATTGGAGTAGTACTTGATGCCGGCGGTGCTCACGTGATTCATATATCCGCCAGGCATTATTCGTGGCCATGACAACGAAAAACGGTACGTCCCCACATGGAGTTCTTTGGCCATTTGGACATCGCGGCGCCACTGCAAAACAAGAGAGCAACGAAAAATGGTTAAAAATTTGGAAACCAGTTGGAAGGCAGAGAGACATTCCATCGTTGCGGCGGCCTCCGGTTCTCGGGGGGCTATGACTTTGGACATGGCTTCGGGCTAATTGTCGTATGACTTTGGACATTGAGAACGATTCGGGGGCAGATACTTCTACTTCTAGACTGTAATGCGATCGTTGGGAAGGAAGGGGCGTTTAGCGTTGTATGGTTGTTCCAACATTTGATTCATTTATCAAGCCGTCTGACAACAATActtgtactcgtactcgtactcgtactcgtattcgTATGAATAACTAGATGGACAACCACCTGCCACTGACACTGCCACATGCTGCCACATTCAGGGGCTGCCTAACACCTGTAGTTCGTAGTTGAGGCTGTCTCCGAGTCTCTCTATTGATTGGCATTAGGTGGCGAATTATGACACAATTAATGTACGAGTATACGTACAAATACTCCAACACATGCTAATCGATAAATTATATCTAAATTATGGCAAATATTTCAATGCAAATTCCTTTTAAATAATTTCTTGGGGGAGGGAGAGAAAAGAGGAGCAACTACAGAAGGATAGCAACTAAATTAGATGTAGATTTAGATTAATATAACTATGAGATATCGATATATAAGCACTTCTTCTACTAGAAGATAAACTAAACATTTGCCAGCTTAAACTTTGATAAAGATAACTTAAACATCGATTGAGAACAATATTTTCCATAGAAGGAAAGCACCTAAAAGATCTCTTCTCTAAGCATTTAACGTTCCTTCAAGTTTAAAGACTTTTTAACATCTTAAATATCAACAAATAGGAGAAAGAAAGATCTGACTCTATAGACACAAAACCTTATCTTGAGACGTATCTTTATCGAcattataaaaatatttatctTGAAAATGGGTCAGCTGTGCAGCCATTGAAGCCTTTTTTGCATAGATAACAAACAGCTCTCAAAGGTCATACTACCGAAGAACAGATCTACTCACAGCAGGTTATTCCAGATCTATATGCAAAGTATCCACAATAAATACTAATAAGAATAAAAAGATATTCCACTAATCTGAATCTGAATGGAATCTACGGCAGTACCCGAGTTCCGTTTAGCATTTAGTCACCGGCACGCCCTTAAAGTCTGCCCTTTGGCAGTGTCAGatcattaattaattaataaattataaataaatgaaGAGCGATTAATCATGGCGTTAAAGCCTAGGCGCTGAAAGCGACAGATGGTAGACAAGTTGATCATGTCACCTGTAGAGGCATGGCATCTACTACCCGTAGAAGTGGTTATCAAACAGGTGGTGCTGCTGGCCCCAACCATGATCATTCATGATTTATGGAAGTCTCTGCTTGAAGATTTGTGGCATGAACTATGCAAATTAGTTTGTAATTGGAGGCTACTATGAGTGCCGTGCCAGTGGTGGCATCGCATGTCCACACTTGTACGCATTACCCCAGTACCCCTGCTCGTACTCTTAATCGTATTCGCATTCGCGTATCAATATGTTGTATGGCTACTTAATATGCTTAATATTTATACTGTAATTGCTTCAAGTCATGCCATTAAACATAATTGCCAAATGATCTTGGCTTTAAAAGTTATTGGGGGCAGAGGCTAGAGATCGAAGAAGATCTCTGGTAGCGTTCTTAAACTTCAGTCAGAGAAGGGTCTATTGAAGAGATAAATATCTAATAGATTGATGTGTTCGTAATCCAATCCTAAGAAGTAATCAAGTTTTAAGCCTCTGGATCTGTTAGTGATCATATTTCTGTTTGAAATAAAGCTATCATAGATCTCTGATTACTGATATTTTAATGAAGTACTTTAGGACTTGTCTTTAAAGAGATCCTTTGACCTAATACACTTGAAGGTTAGGACCATGCCGTACCCTTAAATGAGAGAAGACTCTCTTCTAAATCGTTCTGTTCAAACTCGCAAGTAATTATCCATAAATCCTAACATCGGAACCGACATCAAAGTGCATCGACTGTAATGTGGTCATATATTTTCCACGCGATTACCTCAGCGGTTTGCACCGTCTGTCTGCCTGGCTGCTTGTTTACTCAAAAGATCTTGAACTCTTTGCATAACTTCCACTCAAATGGTGATTCCACTCGATTGGGGATTGGGTCTGCTGTGTGCTGTCTGCTTACCTGATGATAGCTATCCGCAGTGATATCAGCACTCGAACCATCGACTATCTTCTCGGGATGTGTGTGGGTGAGAAAGTCCCAGATGGATTCACCCTTGTCGTCCGCATTCCATCCTCCCTCGATCTGATACGAGGAGGAGCCAACGCCCCAGAGAAAGTCATTGGGGAAGCGGCGATTGTTGCTCACTGGACTCCCCAGACATCTGCAGAAAAAAAACGATATGCCAAAGTGTTAATCAATATTATATTGTTTGATTATCTTCTGCCCCTCGCGAATCTCCCGCTAATCAAATGACATTCAAAACGTTGGCAAATATTACGACAATTTTTGTGAACTTTTTGGAGTTTGTTTAAATTTATACGTATGATCTAGTGATATCTACAACAATTACTGATCGATCGatctgcccaaggtcttcccCAAATTAATCCAATTTCGGGGCTTTCTTTAGGCCAAGTTTTTGGGGAGTTTTGGCAGCTCAAGGCACTCCAAATGCTGTTTTTGTCTGGTAGCTGTTTTTGTCGCTTGTTTCTTATTTCATGTCTGTTATTTCACGCGTTTCTATAGCTGTTTTTGTCGTTAGTTTTCTCTGGTTTTACGTGCGCTTTGTGTCGTTGGGTTGTTtcgtatttatttaaattaatgtCAAAGTATTTTTAGAACGATTTTGGTTATGAagtattttaaatttaactACTGTTTTTATTGTTTCTTAAAATGCTACGCGTTTCTTGAGCTGCTTTTGTCGCTAGTCTTTGCCAAATTTTTGAAGTGTTCCCTTGCGACTTTTATCGCttattttcttttcgtttttctttgaTTTTTTCCATAGTTTTCCACCATTTTATTGCACACTTACGAGGCAATTAACACAACTGCAGGCAAACAAATTTTAAACATTTTTCTTATATCCTTAGACACGAAACTaggtattttttttgttattgaACGAAAACTTTGGGCGTTTTAGGCGGCCTTAAACTTTTTCGTTCCGTTTCAAACTTTTCGCGCGTCTTGTGCGAGTTTTCTCGCGAGCGTTTTGAGCCCGATCACAAAACGTAAACGTTGGCAAATGAACGCTGGTCGCTTTAAGTCCTAGCGTTATAAAGCGTACGGCTGCGGAGCGGTTTCGAGgcctcagcagcagcagcagcagcggcggcagcggctgGCTGTCCGAGTGGCGGCGTTAACGTCAGCGTGCGTACCAGTCATAGACGTGTTCTTACTCTCCCACTCTCCATCTTTCCCTCTTTCTATTCCTATCTCTTGGAGAGGCTTAGCAGGTGTTGCAATCAGGGTGCATTTCGGGTGGGGTGAGGAATGCAAATGGACACAATTTCAGACCTTCATATTCCTTGGGATCGTCATAAATAGTACCCATAGAATTAAATCTGTAATGATTTTCAATTACTAAGTAATAATAAATACCCCACCTACTTCTTTATTATTATCTGATCAATCTTCATTGATAACCAATTATGAGATCGATATGCGTGAGGATGCAGATGATATTTTATCGTTTAGAGCACTCGTTGTCGAAGCCTTACCTTATCTGTTATTCACCTTGGTGTTGTTAAGATctctgttttgtttttttggctTTTACCGGTTAAGTACGAACTTATGACAGATGGAACTTTTTGCCGCGAGAAGAATTCCCCTTCTTATGACGCGCACCTAtatacgagcacatacgagtATATCACGCATTGGGAATCATGTCTTGGCAAAAAGTATTCAAATTTGTAGCAATCAACCGCTGGATAATGATAAATTCCAATCCCAATACCGATTGTACCCAATGAACCATAAAATATGGCCACAAAGGGCACGATTAGGCCGTAAACAAGTCGAAAATCGCTTTTATTTATAAGTATAGGGCGGAACTATTCCactgttacgagcacatacttTCTTTCAAGAGtcttttcaattaaatttctaCAATCGATGTCTGTTTAAATACAAGTGGAAGTACAAACAACAAGATACGCTAGGCGACTGTCTTTCCCAGAACAATGATAAGGAGAGAGTTCCTACAAGGGGGAAGCAAAGAAGCGATAGAAATCATATAGTATAATTAGATCGAAAATAACAGATAGCAAACTTTCCAGTTATAAACGTCAGTTACACGAAAAAACTTTGATTGGATCTGCCATCAGAATCGAAAGccaccaaaaccaaaaactcgTTCGGATCTTGGGGAATGCCCTCAAAAAAATAGAACAATGACTGTTTTGCCTTACAATAACCATTTTTCATATCCGCAATCGTTTCATACGACCCGAAGCCCCGGATCCAGTTCAACGTTTATGATATTTTAAGCCAAATATGTGCTAAACGAAAGAACGCGGACTGAAATGATCCGATGCGAATGGAACTGAAAGTcgtatatactatatacgCAATACGTTCCAGCGTTACGAGGGAGTGTCACCATACCAGGTGTTCAGGTGCTACTGCTGCTCCTAAGAGGTTCAGAACTGGACCGCACTGAAAGCAATACATAAAATTACCACAGCAATTACCACATTTTACgattaaaaatacaaatttacaGACGGAAATGCTTTGGAAAATAATTAAAACTCTCCAagacagacagatagacagacTCTCGTTCTCATATTATCTTTCACTTCATTTACATGATTCATTTTTCGAGCAGAACCAAGTTTCGGTGTTTTCTAGCAGCACGATGAAACGCATTGAACCGGTTTTGGCTCATAATcattaattatttttgtgtGGTTTGATTTTTGCATTTCTCGCTCACGTGGACTGGAGTGGGTCAATTGTGTGAATCACTGGCAGGCTTCAAGTGTAAAAATCCCCAAGATGTTGTGGGGGCACTTTGAATACGCATCaacgcatcgcatcgcatctgTCTGGAAACCGAAACCCGACCAAAAACCCAGGGGAAAAGAAAAACCCCCGCAAGGAAACTGGTATTTGAAACATGACTATTTCCGTTCTTGATTTATTTGCTTTTGCGGTTGGAGGAATATTTGTAATTATTCCATAGGCTAGGGAGAATTGAACCTTTTCTGGTATTCATTTGAATTTGGCGCCCTTTTTGAAGTTGCTTCAGAGATGGAAGATACTGTTTAGGTATTTTTATGTTTTCCTGATCTATTGCTTCTATAAAAAAAAGGTTAagtttgtaattttttttttaaatttaaatttagtTTTACATCTCAATGTAGTTGCTACGTAGCAATGAATGGCACAGTGGCGCTTCGCAGCATCTTACGAATTGCGGACAAAGGCTGAAATGTATGAAAGTACTATGTATATTTTACATTTTACGCAAAACGAATTTTTTACATATTCGTTTTTGTTAACTTTTTGCCAGTTCAGTTCTAGCCAGGGATTTGCTCTCTATTTTGTGATGGGATATCCTCTCTTCGTGGAGGGACTTTTCCTCGCCATGTCCTTTTCAGCTCAACgtgttatttgtttgacctttttcGTTAAAGCGTTTCTTTagacaaaatccaataaaagtaAGTATTTAAATGAAGCCAGTCAAGTAGGAAATTGATttattaatcggataaaattatgtgggcatggctaaatgttctatatggctagtaatattcgacggaatatcaaaaacaaGGAATATGTATGATAGAACTTGAAtttgtcagtatatttacggtacaTTTCTAAAATGAGAcagtatatttcggtatatttctgagggtcggtaGTTCGTgtaattttatttgtttttgattAAACATTTAATTTATAATCGACCAAATGAAAATAAGTGCTTTAAATTGGCAAATCTTATAGAAAATTTGATACATTTAACGAATAAAATTAAACGATCAGTGGTGAGGGTTCTAAGCCGAATACGAAAACCGCAATCATATGTGAttcaagaagaagaagaacgtCAACAAATATTTGGGTGTTGGGGGCAACACGTGCGCCTCCTTTTTCGACGACTTATTGAATAAAAAACAGCTAAAACAATGGAATTGTTCACAGTTAATCGGTGAGTTATATAGCACACACAACAAACTGTGATATTAACCCAAAAAACCGCAGATATACAGAGGATCTAAGGACTCCCAAAGACAAGGAACAAAAGACATCAAATGAAGATGAAATTCTGCAAAAACTGCTCCAAAAGGCAGCCAAACGGAAGAGGAAACATGAGAAAGCTGAGACCAGAAAGCAGGAGGAAGCGCCTCCAGAAGAGAAACCACAAGTGGAGGACACAAAAGTAGAAGAAGAAGAGCCGGCGGCAAAAGAAACTCGAAAAGAAGAAGCCACAGCAGTGGAGGATCCAACTAATTCACAAGACTTCAAAATACTTGGCGACGATGTTTCTGCCATGCGCAAGAAAGTGACAGAGGTGCTGCCCCCCTGGCTGGCATATCCCACGATCATCGAAGGGGGCAGCCTCCTGCCAGACGACGACTTGGAGGCTGGCAAAGACGAAGCTTCCATCGAGAATCTAAGCTACCTGAAGGATCACACACGACAGGCCCTTAAGCAGATGAAGATCAAGCGCCTGTTCCCCGTGCAGCGGACCGTCATACCATGGATCCTGGAGGCACAGGGCCAGCCGGCGCCCCTGCGCCCACGGGATATTTGTGTGTCGGCTCCCACGGGTAGCGGCAAGACCCTGGCCTTTGCCATACCCATTGTCCAGCTGCTGAACAACCGAGTACGTTGCAAGGTGCGCGCTCTGGTGGTGCTGCCAGTGGCCGAGCTGGCGCTGCAGGTCTTCAAGGTGATTCGTGCGTTGTGCAGCAAAACGGAGCTAGAGGTCTGCCTCCTTTCTAAGCAGCACCGCCTGGAGGACGAGCAGGAGAAGCTGGTGGAGGTCTACAAAGGACAGATCTACAGCAAGGCTGACATTGTGGTCACAACACCAGGTGGGGGATTCGGAGTCAATCTTTAGAGCATCTTTTATTGTTCATCTCTCGCTTTGCAGGTCGTCTGGTGGATCATCTGCATGCCACCAAGGGTTTCTGCCTGAAGAGCTTGAAGTTTCTGGTCATTGACGAGGCGGATCGCATCATGGATGCCTTCTTCCAGAACTGGCTCTACCATTTGGACAACCATGTGCGGGAGACCGCAAATCAGCTGCTGGCTGGCACACAGCCTCCACTTTGCCTAAAAGAGCTATATGCCACTTATGGGAAGGTGCCCCATAAGCTATTATTCTCTGCAACGATGTCGCAGGATCCCGAGAAGCTGCAGAATCTGAGACTCTTTCAGCCCAAGCTCTTTACCACGGTGTTTGCACTGCCCGTTCCCAGGAGTGAGGAGCAGGCGGATGGAGACGAAGAGACCACTCCAAACACTGGACACTTTGCGGGCAAATACACCACTCCGGCGGAGCTGACAGAGCAATTCTGTGTGACGGAGCTGCGCATCAAGCCGCTGACACTGTTTGCTCTCGTGGAGAAGTACCAGTGGAAGCGATTCCTCTGCTTCACCAACAGCACGGAGACGGCCAATCGATTGGCATTTGTGATGGGCAAACTCTTCTCCACGGGCCCCACCAAAGTGGCCGAGCTATCCGGCAAACTGTCTGCCCTAGTGCGGACCAAAACCCTGACGGACTTTGCCAGAGGCCGCATCAACGGCCTGATCTGCTCCGATGCTT contains:
- the LOC108153455 gene encoding myrosinase 1; the encoded protein is MFKICLPAVVLIASCLGSPVSNNRRFPNDFLWGVGSSSYQIEGGWNADDKGESIWDFLTHTHPEKIVDGSSADITADSYHQWRRDVQMAKELHVGTYRFSLSWPRIMPGGYMNHVSTAGIKYYSNLIDELLRYNITPMVTIYHWELPQRLQELGGWTNPEIIPLFKDYARLVMEMYGDRVKMWTTINEPWHVCEHGYGADYMAPSFNYPGIPAYLCGHNLLKAHAEVVHMYRDLFQQRQKGRIGITLDTSWPEPKNADSAEDREASERAMQFYVGWFGHPIFSKHGNYPKVMIERIRNLSKEQGFGVRSRLPEFTQEEIRRIRGTADFFGINSYTSNLVTSNGHNNTGKFPVPSFNHDMGVVESQEGVDWPGSGSVWLKAYPKGMYNLLKWIHREYNAPEIIVTENGVSDRGGLDDYARVDYYNSYLDAILNAIEDGVNISGYIAWSLMDSYEWKAGFTEKFGLYHVDFTSPKRTRTPKISARVFAQICKTNEIDWSYRPTLDDQQLVALAQLPAEELDPRSSGASNIVGWSLLSIVLLTFLR
- the LOC108152885 gene encoding probable ATP-dependent RNA helicase Dbp73D, producing the protein MELFTVNRYTEDLRTPKDKEQKTSNEDEILQKLLQKAAKRKRKHEKAETRKQEEAPPEEKPQVEDTKVEEEEPAAKETRKEEATAVEDPTNSQDFKILGDDVSAMRKKVTEVLPPWLAYPTIIEGGSLLPDDDLEAGKDEASIENLSYLKDHTRQALKQMKIKRLFPVQRTVIPWILEAQGQPAPLRPRDICVSAPTGSGKTLAFAIPIVQLLNNRVRCKVRALVVLPVAELALQVFKVIRALCSKTELEVCLLSKQHRLEDEQEKLVEVYKGQIYSKADIVVTTPGRLVDHLHATKGFCLKSLKFLVIDEADRIMDAFFQNWLYHLDNHVRETANQLLAGTQPPLCLKELYATYGKVPHKLLFSATMSQDPEKLQNLRLFQPKLFTTVFALPVPRSEEQADGDEETTPNTGHFAGKYTTPAELTEQFCVTELRIKPLTLFALVEKYQWKRFLCFTNSTETANRLAFVMGKLFSTGPTKVAELSGKLSALVRTKTLTDFARGRINGLICSDALARGIDVADVDVVLSYETPRHIKTYIHRVGRTARAGRKGTAVTLLTEQEQAQFKKMLNEVGKALGEEVSVSADTEVRHADIYKQAMEELRKRQEKEKTIKIVQKRRVAQQTVLHKKQEEAAVNPSRPLTFMQKLQLKAGGARHVADEPHQKENKSKPTAQKGKGKSKPKETKKQRLAKQRKAIEE